A stretch of the Nerophis ophidion isolate RoL-2023_Sa linkage group LG27, RoL_Noph_v1.0, whole genome shotgun sequence genome encodes the following:
- the zgpat gene encoding zinc finger CCCH-type with G patch domain-containing protein isoform X1, producing MDEVNLEAAITTYEAQLQQVDATLAAGLDPSQMQDLLKLRADLCQLMELTKASFLSFPHLGDANVASPGDAASGASPGDASGTSLRNANRAPMGDANGASPGGANGAPADTQDQLESQFAAFYSELGESSGTGCDMKERDQESDEEEEETLSGTKVRAPYRTAWGTLEYHNAMVVGAEAPDGDEAQVRVLYIYPTQKSMKPCPFYLEDKCRFPDNCRFSHGEVVYVSELRDFLDCDLSNLEKGSSCLARHEDSIWYPARITDVQQGFYTVKFDSLLLKDAVMEADCIIPPLREEDPPSSDSDRHDEDDDEEQVVDAEVSGQEVAAVATSCFGGWEVHTRGIGSKLMLKMGYEYGKGLGKAQTGRVEPVLPRSDLLDRCGQLTSPHSHSRRQKDGGQPTGQVRRRRKPRSAGRERHTVFDFLNHKLGDKKQDEAQEKAALGGVDAYNGGVDTYKGGVAAYKGGVAAYKGGVDTYKGGVDTYKGGVAAYNGGVDTYKGGVDTYKGGVDTKRSLNIKLFQAAQKVAQTQKEIHNLTQALRRHTGRSTVKQLEEKLSMARQLLTQQKAQELSIQKEHSKLNTHKKMTHF from the exons ATGGATGAGGTCAACCTGGAGGCAGCCATCACCACCTATGAAGCCCAGCTGCAGCAGGTGGATGCCACCCTGGCAGCTGGCCTGGACCCCTCCCAGATGCAGGACTTGCTCAAGCTGAGAGCGGACCTGTGTCAGCTGATGGAACTCACCAAGGCCAGCTTCTTGTCTTTCCCGCATCTGGGGGATGCCAATGTAGCCTCCCCGGGGGATGCCGCCAGTGGAGCCTCCCCGGGGGATGCCAGTGGAACCTCCCTGAGGAATGCCAACAGAGCGCCCATGGGGGATGCCAATGGAGCCTCCCCGGGGGGTGCCAACGGAGCACCGGCGGACACACAGGATCAACTGGAATCCCAGTTTGCGGCTTTCTACTCTGAACTGGGGGAGTCCTCGGGGACTGGGTGTGATATGAAGGAGCGAGACCAGGAGAGTgacgaggaagaggaggagacgcTGAGTGGTACCAAAGTAAGAGCACCGTACAGGACGGCGTGGGGGACCCTGGAGTACCACAACGCCATGGTGGTGGGGGCAGAAGCACCTGACGGCGATGAGGCGCAAGTTCGAGTTTTGTACATTTACCCAACTCAGAAGTCCATGAAGCCCTGTCCTTTCTACCTGGAGGACAAGTGTCGCTTCCCAGATAACTGCAG GTTCTCCCATGGAGAGGTGGTGTACGTGTCAGAGCTCCGAGACTTCCTGGACTGTGACCTGAGTAACCTGGAGAAAGGCTCGTCCTGCCTGGCTCGGCACGAGGACTCCATCTGGTACCCGGCCAGGATCACAG ATGTCCAGCAGGGGTTCTACACGGTGAAGTTTGACTCCCTGCTGCTAAAAGATGCTGTCATGGAGGCCGACTGCATCATCCCCCCGCTGAGAGAAGAAGACCCGCCCTCCTCTGACTCTGATCGccatgatgaagatgatgatgaggagCAGGTGGTGGATGCTGAAG TCAGCGGTCAGGAAGTGGCTGCAGTGGCTACTTCCTGTTTTGGCGGTTGGGAGGTCCACACCAGAGGCATCGGATCCAAGCTCATGCTGAAGATGGGCTATGAATATGGCAAAG GTTTAGGGAAAGCGCAGACGGGTCGAGTGGAGCCCGTCCTCCCCAGAAGTGACTTGCTGGACCGCTGCGGCCAGCTCACCAGCCCACATTCTCACAGCCGACGGCAAAAAGACGGCGGCCAGCCAACCGGACAAGTGAGGCGGCGGCGGAAGCCCAGGAGCGCCGGCAGGGAGCGCCACACCGTCTTTGACTTTCTTAACCACAAGCTGGGCGACAAGAAGCAAGATGAGGCCCAGGAAAAGGCGGCACTGGGTGGTGTGGACGCCTACAATGGTGGTGTGGACACTTACAAGGGTGGTGTGGCCGCCTACAAGGGTGGTGTGGCCGCCTACAAGGGTGGTGTGGATACTTACAAGGGTGGTGTGGATACTTACAAGGGTGGTGTGGCCGCCTACAATGGTGGTGTGGACACTTACAAGGGTGGTGTGGATACTTACAAGGGTGGTGTGGACACCAAGCGCAGTCTGAACATCAAACTGTTCCAGGCTGCCCAGAAGGTGgcacagacgcagaaggagatcCACAACCTGACTCAAGCACTCAGGAGGCACACAGGAAG GTCCACGGTGAAGCAGCTGGAAGAGAAGCTGTCGATGGCTCGTCAGCTGCTGACTCAGCAGAAAGCTCAGGAGTTGTCCATCCAGAAAGAACACAGCAAGTTAAACACACACAAGAAAATGACCCACTTCTGA
- the zgpat gene encoding zinc finger CCCH-type with G patch domain-containing protein isoform X2, whose product MDEVNLEAAITTYEAQLQQVDATLAAGLDPSQMQDLLKLRADLCQLMELTKASFLSFPHLGDANVASPGDAASGASPGDASGTSLRNANRAPMGDANGASPGGANGAPADTQDQLESQFAAFYSELGESSGTGCDMKERDQESDEEEEETLSGTKVRAPYRTAWGTLEYHNAMVVGAEAPDGDEAQVRVLYIYPTQKSMKPCPFYLEDKCRFPDNCRFSHGEVVYVSELRDFLDCDLSNLEKGSSCLARHEDSIWYPARITDVQQGFYTVKFDSLLLKDAVMEADCIIPPLREEDPPSSDSDRHDEDDDEEQVVDAEVSGQEVAAVATSCFGGWEVHTRGIGSKLMLKMGYEYGKGLGKAQTGRVEPVLPRSDLLDRCGQLTSPHSHSRRQKDGGQPTGQVRRRRKPRSAGRERHTVFDFLNHKLGDKKQDEAQEKAALGGVDAYNGGVDTYKGGVAAYKGGVDTYKGGVAAYNGGVDTYKGGVDTYKGGVDTKRSLNIKLFQAAQKVAQTQKEIHNLTQALRRHTGRSTVKQLEEKLSMARQLLTQQKAQELSIQKEHSKLNTHKKMTHF is encoded by the exons ATGGATGAGGTCAACCTGGAGGCAGCCATCACCACCTATGAAGCCCAGCTGCAGCAGGTGGATGCCACCCTGGCAGCTGGCCTGGACCCCTCCCAGATGCAGGACTTGCTCAAGCTGAGAGCGGACCTGTGTCAGCTGATGGAACTCACCAAGGCCAGCTTCTTGTCTTTCCCGCATCTGGGGGATGCCAATGTAGCCTCCCCGGGGGATGCCGCCAGTGGAGCCTCCCCGGGGGATGCCAGTGGAACCTCCCTGAGGAATGCCAACAGAGCGCCCATGGGGGATGCCAATGGAGCCTCCCCGGGGGGTGCCAACGGAGCACCGGCGGACACACAGGATCAACTGGAATCCCAGTTTGCGGCTTTCTACTCTGAACTGGGGGAGTCCTCGGGGACTGGGTGTGATATGAAGGAGCGAGACCAGGAGAGTgacgaggaagaggaggagacgcTGAGTGGTACCAAAGTAAGAGCACCGTACAGGACGGCGTGGGGGACCCTGGAGTACCACAACGCCATGGTGGTGGGGGCAGAAGCACCTGACGGCGATGAGGCGCAAGTTCGAGTTTTGTACATTTACCCAACTCAGAAGTCCATGAAGCCCTGTCCTTTCTACCTGGAGGACAAGTGTCGCTTCCCAGATAACTGCAG GTTCTCCCATGGAGAGGTGGTGTACGTGTCAGAGCTCCGAGACTTCCTGGACTGTGACCTGAGTAACCTGGAGAAAGGCTCGTCCTGCCTGGCTCGGCACGAGGACTCCATCTGGTACCCGGCCAGGATCACAG ATGTCCAGCAGGGGTTCTACACGGTGAAGTTTGACTCCCTGCTGCTAAAAGATGCTGTCATGGAGGCCGACTGCATCATCCCCCCGCTGAGAGAAGAAGACCCGCCCTCCTCTGACTCTGATCGccatgatgaagatgatgatgaggagCAGGTGGTGGATGCTGAAG TCAGCGGTCAGGAAGTGGCTGCAGTGGCTACTTCCTGTTTTGGCGGTTGGGAGGTCCACACCAGAGGCATCGGATCCAAGCTCATGCTGAAGATGGGCTATGAATATGGCAAAG GTTTAGGGAAAGCGCAGACGGGTCGAGTGGAGCCCGTCCTCCCCAGAAGTGACTTGCTGGACCGCTGCGGCCAGCTCACCAGCCCACATTCTCACAGCCGACGGCAAAAAGACGGCGGCCAGCCAACCGGACAAGTGAGGCGGCGGCGGAAGCCCAGGAGCGCCGGCAGGGAGCGCCACACCGTCTTTGACTTTCTTAACCACAAGCTGGGCGACAAGAAGCAAGATGAGGCCCAGGAAAAGGCGGCACTGGGTGGTGTGGACGCCTACAATGGTGGTGTGGACACTTACAAGGGTGGTGTGGCCGC TTACAAGGGTGGTGTGGATACTTACAAGGGTGGTGTGGCCGCCTACAATGGTGGTGTGGACACTTACAAGGGTGGTGTGGATACTTACAAGGGTGGTGTGGACACCAAGCGCAGTCTGAACATCAAACTGTTCCAGGCTGCCCAGAAGGTGgcacagacgcagaaggagatcCACAACCTGACTCAAGCACTCAGGAGGCACACAGGAAG GTCCACGGTGAAGCAGCTGGAAGAGAAGCTGTCGATGGCTCGTCAGCTGCTGACTCAGCAGAAAGCTCAGGAGTTGTCCATCCAGAAAGAACACAGCAAGTTAAACACACACAAGAAAATGACCCACTTCTGA